Proteins encoded within one genomic window of Couchioplanes caeruleus:
- a CDS encoding non-ribosomal peptide synthetase, with translation MIPLSFAQRRLWFLNRLEGPSATYNIPFVLRLAGPLDTAALAAAITDIVARHESLRTLIVEDADGTPEQRILPAEQAVPEFRVVDVVADAVEGATQQAACEGFELDTQMPLRTTVLRVSPQEHVLVFVFHHIAADGASMAPFLRDLLQAYAARQQGRPPQWAPLAVQYKDYTLWQRQLLGDEDDPGSIAAAQLDYWREELAGVPQPVQLPLDRARPTAADHHGGHVDFELDADLLTGIAKLAAQHGATAPMVAQAALAVLLHHLGAGNDLTIGSPIEGRADEQLDDLIGFFANTWVLRVGLAGNPAFGDLLTQVRDRALAAYDNQDVPFERLVELLSPDRTTAYQPLFQVMLAWQFEWSPLEIPGLRVTPVPAGTGTAKFDLFFNIVPAPSGGAYGRLEYATELFDPATAESLAERYVRVLRQVVADPAARLGAVDVLTGAERERLAEPNRATAPARDATLVELVAAQVARTPDATSVVCGQTALSYRELDVRAGRLAAVLRERGVGPDVLVAVALPRSVDLVVALLGVLKAGGAYLPIDPAYPAARIGLLLDTAEPSLVLTDDETAAVVGVCPVPVLHLGDVPLDGPARELPNAGAKPDHLAYVMFTTGSTGTPKGVAVTHAGVVNGVRQLRRTVQVGAGSRMLAATSVNFDVSVFEIFTALTAGASVDIVRDVLELAERGSWSGTTVSAVPTVFSALLDQIATDGPDRLELDVETVVFAGEALSAELVSEVRRALPGVRVVNAYGQTESFYATTLTLPQQPDGSAAIPVGRPLANMRTYVLGPELTPVAPGVIGELYVGGLLARGYHRSGRSTAERFVACPFGPDGARMYRTGDLARWDDEGRLHYAGRTDTQAKVNGIRVEPTEIETVLTRHPAVGRAAVTVCEDHTGHARLVGYVAPAGTAADAEPGAGVSTADLRSFVAERLPDYMVPAVLVVLDRLPLTANGKLDRAALPVPEFAGAEHRAPRNATEQVLAEVYADVLGAGQVGIDDDFFTSGGDSIRSIQVVARAKARGVVVSTREIFEHRTVARLAELVDARTDEDRVVLAELPGGGVGWAPLPPTAAHVLALGGGIGRFCMSALLTLPTGIDRAGLVATLQAMLDRHDVLRSRLDRARPGLVMAPAGSVDAGALLREVRLDGADVQAELDSAADRLDPDTGVMAQFVRFTHDTDADRLLIVLHHLVVDGVSWRILVPDLVAAWQRIRGDRTPQPAAAGTSLRRWTHALADEAAAAQRAAELPVWQEILRADEPVLGARALDPARDVAATVDTVRIQVPADVTETLLTTLPAVFRGGVDDGLLTGLALALAQWRRTRGESGTSTLVRLEGHGREEHLVSGADLSSTVGWFTAMFPVRLDLAGVDVTNAFAGGPAAGRAIKAVKEQLRAVPDNGMGYGLLRHLNPQTAAALAGAREPQIGFNYLGRSSDADIPEELRGLGWAPDPAYRDLIAAPDADMPALSALEINAVATSTAAGDELTAYFGFPTGVLGRDEVTELAGLWVQALTALARHATAPGAGGLTPSDAPLVPVCQDEIDGWEARFGALAAAWPATPVQSGMLFHTMLAGSSFDAYHMQLVFHLSGAVDPERMHRAAQALVGQHASLRAAFVDRADGEVVQVVPRTVTLPWQYLDLTAADEPARTEAFEAFLARDRDVHFDVADPPLIRMALAILEPGRAELVLTAHHVLIDGWSMPLLMRDLLLLYASDGDPARLPAPRDFGEFLSWRARQDEKESGRVWAAELDGVEEPTLLAPGSDGVGEQGVDQVDIALEPGEARALVRRAAEWGVTVNTLVQGAWALLLGQLTGRQDVVFGATVSGRPPTVPDVDAMVGMFINTLPVRVTYAPGDTVAEVLTRLQGRQAGLLDHHYYGLTEIQQAAGLPSLFDTLVVFESYPVDRDGLDAAADAADGIAFTGLRPSTATNYPLTLMAAADPQLQLLFQYAPGVFGRDTVEVFAARLGRVLRQLATDPGLTVAQVDVLDPAERHRLLANFNDTAEPTSDMTVAGLVEAQAARTPDAVAVVAEGASLTYRQVNARADRLAHELAGRGVGPESVVAVSLPRSADLVVALLAVLKAGGAYLPVDPKYPSHRLAAVFAEARPRLVLTDSATVAVLPEHDAPDVLLDTLDLSGEHAGPGVRLQAQQLAYVMYTSGSTGRPKGVAITHANVVNGVLRLADRVGMAPGKRLLAGTSVNFDVSAFEIFTTLAVGGVVELVRDVLVLGERAGWSGSVVSTVPSAFAELVKEISGGTGVETVVFAGEALSASLVEKTRAALPGVRVVNAYGQTESFYATTFTVDRELPAGTGTVPIGTPLGNMRAYVLGPGMAPVPPGAVGELYVGGNIGRGYYRRGGLTAERFVADPFGPPGARMYRTGDLARVDGGGRLEYLGRRDAQVKVRGFRIEPAEVEAALAAHPGIAQAVVITREQSGGARQLVAYVVAATGATLEARALQAFTAQRLPDFMVPSAVVVLDQLPLAPNGKLDRAALPEPAYARTEYRAPRTAREGTLARLFAEVLDVDRVGIDDGFFDLGGHSLLATRLISRARAEMGIEIPIRKIFDLPTVAALAEWAGESAAPRRPSLRKMLVEE, from the coding sequence ATGATCCCGTTGTCCTTCGCCCAGCGCCGGCTGTGGTTCCTCAACCGCCTGGAGGGTCCCTCCGCGACCTACAACATTCCGTTCGTCCTACGCCTGGCGGGGCCGCTGGACACGGCGGCGCTGGCCGCGGCCATCACCGACATCGTCGCCCGCCACGAGAGCCTGCGCACCCTGATCGTGGAGGACGCGGACGGCACTCCGGAGCAGCGGATCCTGCCCGCCGAGCAGGCGGTCCCCGAGTTCCGGGTGGTCGACGTGGTCGCGGACGCGGTGGAGGGCGCGACCCAGCAGGCCGCGTGCGAGGGCTTCGAGCTCGACACGCAGATGCCGCTGCGGACCACCGTTCTGCGCGTCTCCCCGCAGGAGCACGTGCTGGTGTTCGTGTTCCACCACATCGCCGCGGACGGGGCCTCGATGGCCCCGTTCCTGCGGGATCTGCTGCAGGCGTACGCGGCCCGCCAGCAGGGCCGCCCGCCGCAGTGGGCGCCCCTCGCGGTGCAGTACAAGGACTACACGCTGTGGCAGCGGCAGCTGCTCGGCGACGAGGACGACCCGGGCAGCATCGCCGCGGCACAGCTGGACTACTGGCGCGAGGAACTCGCCGGCGTGCCGCAGCCGGTGCAGCTGCCGCTGGACCGGGCGCGGCCGACGGCGGCCGACCACCACGGCGGCCACGTCGACTTCGAGCTGGATGCGGACCTGCTGACCGGGATCGCCAAGCTGGCCGCGCAGCACGGTGCCACGGCGCCGATGGTCGCGCAGGCCGCACTGGCGGTGCTCCTGCATCACCTGGGCGCGGGCAACGACCTGACGATCGGCAGCCCGATCGAGGGGCGCGCCGACGAGCAGCTCGACGATCTGATCGGGTTCTTCGCCAACACCTGGGTGCTGCGCGTCGGCCTGGCGGGGAACCCGGCGTTCGGGGATCTGCTGACGCAGGTCCGCGACCGGGCGCTGGCCGCGTACGACAACCAGGATGTTCCGTTCGAGCGGCTGGTGGAGCTGCTGAGCCCGGACCGGACCACCGCCTACCAGCCCCTGTTCCAGGTGATGCTGGCCTGGCAGTTCGAGTGGTCGCCGCTCGAGATCCCGGGGCTGCGGGTCACGCCGGTCCCGGCCGGCACCGGCACGGCGAAGTTCGACCTGTTCTTCAACATCGTCCCGGCCCCGTCCGGCGGTGCCTACGGGCGGCTGGAGTACGCAACCGAACTGTTCGACCCCGCCACGGCCGAGAGCCTGGCTGAGCGTTACGTCCGCGTGCTGCGGCAGGTGGTAGCCGACCCCGCGGCGCGACTCGGTGCGGTGGACGTGCTCACCGGCGCCGAACGAGAGCGGCTGGCCGAGCCGAACCGGGCGACGGCACCGGCGCGGGACGCGACGCTGGTGGAGCTGGTCGCCGCTCAGGTGGCGCGGACGCCGGACGCGACATCCGTGGTGTGCGGGCAGACCGCGTTGTCGTACCGGGAACTCGACGTCCGCGCGGGCCGGCTGGCCGCGGTCCTGCGCGAGCGCGGTGTCGGGCCGGACGTCCTGGTCGCCGTGGCGCTGCCGCGGTCGGTGGACCTGGTGGTCGCGCTGCTGGGCGTGCTCAAGGCCGGCGGTGCCTACCTGCCGATCGACCCCGCCTACCCGGCGGCGCGGATCGGCCTGCTGCTCGACACGGCGGAGCCGTCCCTGGTGCTGACCGACGACGAGACGGCGGCGGTGGTGGGCGTCTGCCCGGTGCCGGTGCTGCACCTCGGCGACGTGCCCCTCGACGGCCCGGCACGGGAGCTCCCGAATGCCGGCGCCAAGCCGGACCACCTGGCCTACGTCATGTTCACGACCGGGTCGACCGGCACGCCCAAGGGTGTCGCCGTCACCCACGCCGGCGTGGTCAACGGCGTACGGCAGCTGCGCCGGACGGTGCAGGTCGGCGCGGGATCCCGGATGCTGGCCGCGACATCGGTGAACTTCGACGTATCGGTCTTCGAGATCTTCACCGCGCTGACCGCGGGCGCGAGCGTCGACATCGTCCGCGACGTCCTCGAACTCGCCGAGCGCGGCAGCTGGTCGGGCACCACCGTCAGCGCCGTACCCACGGTGTTCTCCGCCCTGCTCGACCAGATCGCCACCGACGGCCCGGACCGCCTCGAGCTCGACGTGGAAACCGTCGTCTTCGCCGGTGAGGCGCTCTCGGCCGAGCTGGTCAGCGAGGTTCGCCGCGCCCTGCCCGGCGTCCGTGTCGTCAACGCCTACGGGCAGACGGAAAGCTTCTACGCCACCACGCTCACGCTCCCGCAGCAGCCGGACGGTAGCGCGGCGATACCGGTCGGACGGCCCCTGGCCAACATGCGCACCTACGTTCTGGGGCCGGAACTCACCCCGGTCGCGCCCGGCGTGATCGGCGAACTGTACGTCGGCGGCCTGCTCGCCCGCGGCTATCACCGCAGCGGCCGGTCGACCGCGGAGCGGTTCGTCGCCTGCCCCTTCGGTCCGGACGGCGCGCGCATGTACCGCACCGGCGACCTGGCCCGGTGGGACGACGAGGGCCGGCTGCACTACGCGGGACGCACCGACACCCAGGCGAAGGTCAACGGCATCCGGGTCGAGCCGACCGAGATCGAGACGGTCCTCACCCGGCATCCCGCGGTCGGCCGGGCAGCGGTCACCGTATGTGAGGACCACACCGGACACGCGCGGCTCGTCGGCTATGTGGCGCCGGCGGGCACCGCGGCCGACGCCGAGCCGGGCGCCGGCGTGTCGACGGCGGACCTGCGCTCGTTCGTGGCCGAGCGGCTGCCGGACTACATGGTGCCGGCCGTCCTCGTGGTGCTGGACCGGCTGCCGCTGACCGCGAACGGCAAGCTGGACCGGGCCGCGTTGCCCGTGCCGGAGTTCGCCGGCGCCGAGCACCGGGCGCCGCGCAACGCGACGGAGCAGGTGCTGGCCGAGGTGTACGCGGACGTTCTCGGCGCCGGGCAGGTGGGCATCGACGACGACTTCTTCACCAGCGGCGGGGACAGCATCCGCTCCATTCAGGTCGTGGCGCGGGCCAAGGCGCGCGGCGTGGTCGTCAGCACGCGGGAGATCTTCGAGCACCGTACGGTTGCCCGGCTCGCCGAGCTGGTCGACGCCCGGACGGACGAGGACCGCGTGGTCCTGGCCGAGCTGCCGGGCGGCGGTGTGGGCTGGGCTCCGCTGCCCCCGACGGCGGCGCACGTTCTCGCGCTGGGCGGCGGCATCGGGCGGTTCTGCATGTCCGCGCTGCTCACCCTGCCCACCGGCATCGACCGCGCGGGACTGGTCGCGACGCTGCAGGCCATGCTGGACCGGCACGACGTGCTGCGATCCCGGCTTGACCGGGCACGGCCGGGCCTGGTCATGGCGCCGGCCGGCAGCGTGGACGCCGGGGCGCTGCTGCGGGAAGTCCGCCTGGACGGCGCCGACGTGCAGGCCGAGCTGGACTCGGCCGCTGACCGGCTGGACCCGGACACGGGCGTCATGGCGCAGTTCGTCCGGTTCACCCACGACACGGACGCGGACCGGCTGCTGATCGTGCTGCACCACCTGGTCGTCGACGGGGTGTCGTGGCGGATCCTGGTGCCGGACCTGGTGGCCGCCTGGCAGCGGATCCGCGGCGACCGCACCCCGCAGCCGGCCGCGGCGGGCACCTCGCTGCGGCGCTGGACGCACGCGCTGGCCGACGAGGCGGCCGCCGCGCAGCGGGCGGCGGAACTGCCCGTCTGGCAGGAGATCCTCCGGGCGGACGAGCCCGTGCTGGGCGCCCGGGCGCTGGACCCGGCTCGCGATGTCGCGGCCACCGTGGACACCGTGCGCATCCAGGTTCCGGCGGACGTCACGGAAACCTTGCTGACCACCCTGCCCGCGGTGTTCCGCGGCGGTGTCGACGACGGGCTGTTGACCGGGCTGGCGCTGGCGCTGGCGCAGTGGCGCCGGACGCGGGGCGAGTCCGGGACCTCGACGCTGGTCCGGCTGGAAGGACACGGCCGTGAGGAGCACCTGGTGTCCGGTGCCGACCTGTCGAGCACCGTCGGCTGGTTCACCGCAATGTTCCCGGTGCGCCTGGACCTCGCGGGTGTCGACGTGACGAACGCGTTCGCGGGTGGCCCGGCCGCCGGACGGGCGATCAAGGCCGTCAAGGAGCAGTTGCGGGCCGTGCCGGACAACGGCATGGGCTACGGCCTGCTGCGTCACCTCAACCCGCAGACCGCCGCCGCGCTCGCCGGGGCGCGCGAACCGCAGATCGGCTTCAACTACCTGGGCCGCTCCTCCGACGCGGACATCCCCGAGGAGCTGCGCGGCCTGGGCTGGGCGCCGGATCCCGCGTACCGGGACCTGATCGCCGCGCCGGACGCGGACATGCCGGCGCTGTCGGCACTGGAGATCAACGCGGTGGCCACGAGCACGGCCGCCGGCGACGAGCTGACCGCCTACTTCGGCTTCCCCACCGGCGTGCTCGGCCGCGACGAGGTGACCGAGCTGGCCGGGCTGTGGGTGCAGGCGCTGACCGCCCTGGCGCGGCACGCCACCGCCCCTGGCGCCGGCGGGCTGACCCCGAGCGACGCGCCCCTTGTCCCGGTATGCCAGGACGAGATCGACGGCTGGGAGGCCCGCTTCGGCGCGCTTGCCGCGGCCTGGCCGGCGACACCGGTGCAGTCGGGGATGCTGTTCCACACGATGCTGGCCGGGTCGTCGTTCGACGCGTACCACATGCAGCTGGTGTTCCACCTGTCCGGCGCGGTCGACCCGGAGCGGATGCACCGGGCCGCGCAGGCGCTGGTGGGGCAGCACGCCAGCCTGCGTGCGGCGTTCGTCGACCGAGCGGACGGCGAGGTGGTGCAGGTGGTGCCGCGAACGGTGACCCTGCCGTGGCAGTACCTCGACCTGACCGCGGCCGACGAGCCGGCGCGGACCGAGGCGTTCGAGGCGTTTCTCGCCCGGGACCGGGACGTCCACTTCGACGTGGCCGACCCGCCGCTGATCCGGATGGCCCTCGCCATCCTCGAGCCCGGCCGCGCCGAACTGGTGCTGACCGCCCACCACGTGCTGATCGACGGCTGGTCCATGCCCTTGCTGATGCGGGACCTGTTGCTGCTCTACGCCTCGGACGGTGACCCGGCCCGGCTGCCCGCACCCCGCGACTTCGGCGAGTTCCTGTCCTGGCGCGCTCGGCAGGACGAGAAGGAGTCCGGGCGGGTGTGGGCGGCCGAGCTCGACGGGGTCGAGGAGCCGACCTTGCTCGCTCCCGGCTCGGACGGCGTGGGCGAGCAGGGCGTCGACCAGGTCGACATCGCGCTCGAGCCCGGCGAGGCACGCGCCCTGGTTCGGCGCGCGGCCGAATGGGGCGTCACCGTCAACACGCTGGTCCAGGGCGCCTGGGCGCTACTGCTCGGCCAGCTCACCGGCCGCCAGGACGTGGTGTTCGGGGCGACCGTCTCCGGGCGCCCGCCCACCGTGCCGGACGTCGACGCGATGGTCGGGATGTTCATCAACACCCTTCCCGTACGCGTCACGTACGCGCCCGGTGACACCGTCGCCGAGGTCCTCACCCGGCTGCAGGGCCGGCAGGCCGGTCTGCTGGACCACCACTACTACGGGCTAACGGAGATTCAGCAGGCTGCCGGCCTGCCGTCCCTCTTCGACACGTTGGTCGTCTTCGAGTCCTACCCCGTCGACCGGGACGGCCTCGACGCCGCCGCCGATGCCGCGGACGGGATCGCCTTCACCGGCCTGCGCCCGTCCACGGCCACCAACTACCCGCTGACCCTGATGGCGGCGGCCGATCCGCAGCTCCAGCTCCTCTTCCAGTACGCGCCAGGCGTCTTCGGCCGTGACACGGTGGAAGTGTTCGCGGCCCGCCTCGGGCGCGTCCTGCGACAACTGGCGACCGACCCCGGCCTGACGGTCGCGCAGGTCGATGTCCTGGATCCGGCCGAACGCCACCGGCTGCTCGCCAACTTCAACGACACGGCCGAGCCGACTTCGGACATGACGGTCGCCGGGCTCGTCGAGGCACAGGCCGCGCGGACCCCGGACGCGGTTGCCGTGGTCGCCGAGGGCGCATCGCTCACCTACCGCCAGGTGAACGCCCGGGCAGACCGGCTGGCGCACGAACTGGCCGGCCGCGGCGTCGGCCCGGAGTCGGTTGTCGCGGTATCGCTGCCGCGGTCGGCGGACCTGGTGGTCGCGCTGCTCGCGGTCCTCAAGGCGGGCGGCGCGTACCTGCCGGTCGACCCCAAGTACCCCAGCCACCGCCTCGCCGCCGTCTTCGCCGAGGCGCGTCCGCGCCTGGTCCTGACGGACTCTGCGACGGTCGCGGTGCTGCCGGAGCACGACGCACCGGACGTCCTCCTCGACACGCTGGACCTGTCCGGCGAGCACGCCGGCCCCGGCGTGCGGCTGCAGGCACAGCAGCTGGCCTACGTGATGTACACCTCCGGCTCCACTGGCCGGCCCAAGGGCGTCGCCATCACCCACGCGAACGTGGTCAACGGCGTGCTGCGGCTCGCCGACCGCGTGGGCATGGCGCCGGGCAAGCGGCTGCTCGCCGGCACCTCGGTGAACTTCGACGTGTCGGCGTTCGAAATTTTCACGACGCTGGCTGTCGGCGGCGTCGTCGAGCTGGTCCGCGACGTCCTGGTCCTGGGCGAGCGGGCGGGCTGGAGCGGCAGCGTCGTCTCCACCGTCCCGTCCGCCTTCGCCGAACTGGTCAAGGAGATCTCCGGCGGGACCGGCGTGGAGACCGTCGTGTTCGCCGGCGAGGCGCTCTCGGCCTCGCTCGTCGAGAAGACGCGGGCCGCCTTGCCCGGCGTGCGGGTCGTGAACGCGTACGGGCAGACCGAGTCGTTCTACGCCACCACCTTCACCGTGGACCGTGAGCTCCCGGCCGGTACGGGCACCGTGCCCATCGGTACCCCGCTCGGCAACATGCGGGCGTACGTCCTCGGCCCGGGAATGGCTCCGGTGCCGCCGGGAGCCGTCGGCGAGCTGTACGTCGGCGGAAACATCGGCCGCGGCTACTACCGCCGCGGTGGGCTGACCGCTGAGCGTTTCGTGGCCGACCCGTTCGGCCCGCCCGGCGCGCGCATGTACCGCACCGGCGACCTGGCCCGCGTCGACGGGGGCGGCCGGCTGGAGTACCTGGGCCGCCGCGACGCGCAGGTCAAAGTGCGCGGCTTCCGCATCGAGCCGGCCGAGGTCGAGGCCGCGCTCGCCGCCCACCCCGGCATCGCCCAGGCCGTCGTCATCACTCGCGAGCAATCCGGTGGAGCCCGGCAACTGGTCGCCTACGTCGTCGCCGCCACGGGCGCCACCCTGGAAGCGCGGGCGCTGCAGGCTTTCACCGCGCAGCGGCTGCCGGACTTCATGGTGCCGTCCGCCGTCGTCGTCCTCGACCAGCTACCGCTCGCTCCGAACGGCAAGCTGGACCGGGCCGCCCTGCCCGAACCGGCGTACGCCCGTACCGAGTACCGCGCTCCCCGCACCGCCCGCGAGGGCACCCTGGCGCGGCTGTTCGCCGAGGTGCTCGACGTGGACCGGGTCGGTATCGACGACGGCTTCTTCGACCTCGGCGGGCACTCCCTGCTCGCCACGCGGCTGATCAGTCGCGCCCGCGCCGAGATGGGCATTGAGATACCCATCCGCAAGATCTTCGACCTGCCGACCGTGGCCGCGCTCGCCGAGTGGGCCGGGGAATCAGCCGCGCCTCGTCGTCCCAGCCTGCGCAAGATGCTCGTAGAGGAGTAG